A window from Pseudomonas sp. MRSN 12121 encodes these proteins:
- a CDS encoding Gp37 family protein yields MIQPKTQTEQLLEAMQKRLQETFGQMLMVELFPEDPARYRLNHPRGALLLAYGKSTFGGSEAGDSMFQARNIVIRVTLVFRQLNGKDGAVSYLDHIRDCLTGWFAPHCDQACRPVAELFIGQVSGLWQYGQDFSLRATQLQVMGPKDGPPLRQVRFEEEQ; encoded by the coding sequence ATGATCCAACCCAAAACCCAAACCGAGCAGCTCCTGGAAGCAATGCAGAAGCGCCTGCAGGAGACCTTCGGCCAGATGCTGATGGTCGAGCTGTTTCCTGAAGACCCTGCACGTTACCGCCTAAACCACCCACGAGGCGCGCTCTTGCTGGCCTACGGCAAATCGACCTTCGGTGGGTCCGAGGCCGGTGACTCGATGTTTCAGGCTCGCAACATCGTCATCAGGGTGACCCTGGTGTTCCGTCAGCTCAATGGCAAAGACGGAGCGGTCAGCTACCTCGACCATATCCGCGATTGCCTGACCGGCTGGTTTGCACCGCATTGCGACCAGGCCTGCCGTCCAGTTGCAGAGCTGTTCATTGGCCAGGTGTCGGGCCTCTGGCAATACGGCCAGGACTTCTCCCTGCGTGCTACTCAGCTGCAGGTTATGGGCCCTAAAGATGGGCCACCGCTCAGACAAGTTCGTTTCGAGGAAGAGCAATGA
- a CDS encoding terminase large subunit domain-containing protein encodes MSNQQPAVPLLDYQKKWLLDPARFKIGMFARQTGKTFTSTLEIVDDCFAAESRGSRTRWVILSRGERQAKEAMDEGVKKHCRAYNMAVQEIEGEFKTTSGERFTMLDVILPGGSKITALPANPDTARGFSANVFLDEFAFHQDSRKIWTALFPVISNGWKLRITSTPNGKGNKFYELMTDKKLAQIWSRHAVDIYAAVADGLPRDIEEMRAALNDEDAWSQEFELTWLDEASAWLSFDLINDVENDRAGRPELYTGGPCFVGVDIGIRNDLYVIWVLEQVGDVYWTREIITRKRASFQEQDALLDDVFARYRVLRCCMDQTGMGEKPVEDAKRRHGSMRVEGVIFSTASKLTMATRGKEVFQDKQIRIPLGDTDLRNDLHKLQKVAGPTGAPRFVAESDTTGHADRAWAGFLALNASDGPKGPVTAKSRRPRQGTRITRGYA; translated from the coding sequence ATGAGCAATCAACAGCCTGCGGTCCCGCTGCTCGACTATCAGAAGAAATGGTTGCTGGACCCCGCGCGGTTCAAGATCGGGATGTTCGCCCGACAGACCGGCAAGACCTTCACCAGTACCCTGGAAATCGTCGACGACTGCTTTGCAGCGGAGTCGCGTGGTAGCCGTACCCGATGGGTGATCCTGTCCCGCGGTGAGCGTCAGGCCAAAGAGGCTATGGACGAAGGCGTTAAGAAGCATTGCCGCGCTTACAACATGGCCGTGCAAGAGATTGAAGGCGAGTTCAAAACTACGTCCGGTGAGCGCTTCACCATGCTGGACGTGATCCTGCCGGGCGGGTCGAAGATCACCGCGTTGCCAGCCAACCCCGATACTGCCCGTGGCTTCAGCGCCAACGTGTTCCTGGACGAGTTTGCCTTTCACCAGGACAGCCGAAAAATCTGGACCGCCTTGTTCCCGGTGATCTCCAACGGTTGGAAGTTGCGCATCACCAGCACCCCGAACGGCAAGGGCAACAAGTTCTATGAGCTGATGACGGACAAGAAACTTGCTCAGATCTGGTCGCGTCACGCTGTAGATATTTATGCCGCCGTTGCAGATGGCCTACCACGGGACATTGAGGAGATGCGCGCCGCCCTCAATGATGAGGATGCATGGTCTCAAGAGTTTGAACTGACGTGGCTGGACGAGGCCAGCGCCTGGCTCAGCTTTGATCTGATCAACGACGTCGAGAATGACCGGGCCGGACGCCCGGAGCTGTACACCGGCGGCCCCTGTTTTGTTGGTGTCGATATCGGCATCCGCAATGACTTGTACGTGATCTGGGTATTGGAGCAAGTCGGAGACGTGTACTGGACACGGGAAATCATCACCCGCAAACGCGCCTCTTTCCAGGAGCAGGACGCGCTGCTTGATGACGTGTTCGCTCGTTACCGTGTACTGCGTTGCTGCATGGACCAAACCGGCATGGGGGAAAAGCCTGTCGAAGATGCAAAGCGCAGACATGGCTCCATGCGTGTTGAGGGTGTGATCTTCAGCACTGCTAGTAAGCTGACCATGGCCACCCGTGGCAAGGAAGTGTTCCAGGACAAGCAGATCCGTATCCCCCTGGGTGATACCGATCTGCGCAACGACCTGCACAAACTGCAGAAGGTTGCCGGTCCCACTGGTGCCCCTCGCTTTGTGGCCGAGTCCGATACCACCGGCCACGCCGACCGTGCCTGGGCGGGTTTCTTGGCCTTGAACGCGAGCGATGGCCCCAAGGGACCGGTCACTGCTAAATCTCGCCGCCCGCGTCAGGGCACCCGCATCACCCGAGGGTACGCATGA
- a CDS encoding head decoration protein, with translation MATFTQPKDPGDLLLVEVCAGWTKDKVTLLGGTNYSFGQVLAKVSGKYQVLDLAGTGTAKKSAAILIEAVDATDGDEPGVVISRGAVVDSAELTWPAGITEAQKATALDELNTLGIVARAAL, from the coding sequence ATGGCCACATTTACTCAACCGAAAGACCCGGGCGATTTGCTCCTGGTCGAAGTCTGCGCCGGATGGACGAAAGACAAGGTCACGCTGCTGGGCGGGACGAATTACTCATTCGGCCAGGTGCTGGCGAAAGTCTCTGGCAAGTACCAGGTGCTTGATCTCGCTGGCACCGGCACGGCCAAAAAGTCTGCGGCGATTTTGATTGAAGCCGTGGATGCAACGGACGGCGATGAGCCGGGTGTGGTGATCTCTCGCGGTGCCGTCGTCGACTCTGCCGAACTGACCTGGCCAGCCGGCATCACCGAAGCCCAGAAGGCCACCGCCCTGGATGAACTCAACACCCTGGGCATCGTTGCCCGTGCGGCCCTCTGA
- a CDS encoding DUF935 family protein has protein sequence MNKKGVWVSPTEFVNFADAQRSATLDQHVATRGRSSAGGFSGANLPNPDPILKALGKDITVYRDLRSSALVGGNVRRRKASVLSLERGIKRGDAPLKVERFIRDWLTDLDLDRIIRELLDAPLFGYQPVELMWQPVGMNLVPDDLLGKPAEWFFYDKDNALRFRSKEAGQEGELCDPQRFIVARQDATYANPYGFPDLSMCFWPTTFMKGGLKFWVQFTEKYGSPWVIGKHPRGATDGETDLLLDSLEAMVQDAVAAIPDDSSVQIIEAAGKAGSAEVYRELLEYCRSEINVAMLGQNQTTEKDSNRASAVAGAEVTKDIRDGDAGIVAASLNACIRLVVDLNFGTDVVAPLYKLWEQEEIDKTLAQRDKALTESGVKFTSAYWKRTYNLQEGDLDETPAPAESSEFAESSLKPILDQVALDQAINSLPAELLQEQSEQTVASLIETLLRARTDTEALGLLAEAYPTMDDQALQENLTRLLFMANIWGRLNANADRED, from the coding sequence ATGAACAAGAAAGGTGTGTGGGTCAGTCCCACTGAATTCGTCAACTTTGCCGACGCCCAGCGCAGCGCTACGCTCGACCAACATGTTGCCACCCGTGGTCGTTCCAGTGCAGGCGGCTTCAGCGGCGCCAATCTGCCCAACCCTGACCCAATACTTAAGGCTCTGGGCAAGGACATCACGGTCTATCGAGACCTGCGTAGCTCGGCATTGGTTGGCGGTAACGTTCGGCGTCGCAAGGCTTCTGTGCTTTCACTGGAGCGCGGTATCAAGCGTGGCGATGCTCCCCTCAAGGTCGAGCGGTTTATCCGCGACTGGCTCACTGACCTTGACCTTGATCGCATCATTCGCGAACTGCTTGATGCGCCGCTGTTTGGTTATCAACCCGTCGAACTGATGTGGCAGCCGGTAGGCATGAACCTGGTGCCAGACGACCTGCTCGGTAAACCGGCCGAATGGTTCTTCTATGACAAAGATAATGCTCTGCGCTTTCGCTCCAAAGAAGCGGGCCAGGAGGGCGAACTGTGCGACCCTCAGCGCTTTATCGTTGCCCGGCAGGACGCCACCTACGCCAACCCTTACGGCTTTCCTGATCTCAGCATGTGCTTCTGGCCCACCACCTTCATGAAAGGTGGCCTGAAGTTCTGGGTGCAGTTCACCGAAAAATACGGCAGCCCGTGGGTCATCGGCAAACATCCACGCGGTGCCACTGACGGCGAAACCGACTTGTTGCTCGATAGCCTTGAAGCCATGGTGCAAGACGCCGTGGCAGCGATCCCTGACGACTCCAGCGTGCAGATTATCGAGGCGGCGGGCAAAGCCGGCAGCGCAGAGGTTTACCGCGAGCTGCTGGAGTACTGCAGGAGCGAAATCAACGTCGCCATGCTCGGGCAGAACCAAACCACCGAGAAGGACAGCAATCGGGCCAGTGCTGTAGCCGGCGCCGAGGTGACCAAAGACATTCGCGATGGTGACGCAGGTATTGTCGCTGCATCGTTGAATGCGTGTATTCGCCTGGTCGTAGATCTTAACTTCGGCACTGATGTTGTGGCGCCCCTGTACAAGCTGTGGGAACAGGAGGAAATCGACAAGACCCTGGCACAGCGTGACAAGGCGCTGACCGAGTCCGGCGTGAAGTTCACCAGCGCGTACTGGAAACGCACCTACAACTTGCAGGAAGGCGACCTGGACGAGACTCCGGCGCCGGCTGAATCGTCGGAGTTTGCCGAGTCGTCCCTCAAGCCGATTCTCGACCAGGTGGCGCTTGACCAGGCCATCAACAGCTTGCCCGCCGAGCTGCTGCAGGAGCAGAGCGAACAGACCGTTGCCTCTCTGATCGAGACACTGTTGCGCGCTCGCACCGACACCGAGGCGCTCGGCCTGCTGGCAGAAGCGTACCCGACGATGGATGACCAGGCGCTGCAGGAGAACCTTACGCGCCTGTTGTTCATGGCCAACATCTGGGGCCGCCTGAATGCCAATGCGGATCGGGAAGACTAA
- a CDS encoding phage protein Gp27 family protein, producing MAGKSSINRLPPMVKAYIQKLLREDRMTLDDMLADIQSRFPNEKAPSRSALGRFKQGFDLLTEKTRQHREQAEAFVGAFGEDASDKTGALLVEAISTLAYQAAMGAHEKDDVTTKEVAELARAAKNTMQARTLSIKERQAIEKAAQERLIREQQGKLDDLGKSGALTPDTLQRIRQEVYGL from the coding sequence ATGGCCGGTAAATCATCCATCAATCGGTTGCCGCCGATGGTCAAGGCGTACATCCAAAAGCTACTGCGCGAAGACCGCATGACCCTGGATGACATGCTTGCCGACATCCAGTCGCGCTTTCCCAACGAGAAAGCCCCTAGCCGCAGCGCGCTGGGGCGCTTCAAGCAAGGCTTCGACCTGCTGACCGAGAAGACCCGGCAGCACCGCGAGCAGGCTGAAGCCTTCGTTGGTGCCTTTGGTGAAGACGCATCTGACAAGACCGGCGCTTTGCTGGTCGAGGCCATTTCGACCCTGGCTTACCAGGCCGCAATGGGCGCCCACGAAAAAGATGATGTCACCACCAAGGAAGTGGCCGAACTGGCGCGGGCAGCGAAGAACACCATGCAGGCTCGGACCCTGAGCATCAAAGAGCGCCAGGCTATCGAGAAGGCTGCTCAAGAGCGCCTGATACGAGAGCAACAAGGCAAGCTGGATGACTTGGGCAAGTCCGGCGCACTCACGCCTGACACCCTGCAGCGCATCCGCCAAGAGGTCTACGGGCTATGA
- a CDS encoding phage virion morphogenesis protein, whose product MFTVELDHQRVQAALRKIEWAVGDLAPLMRGIAAELASQTEENFGEEGRPEWEDLSDVTTARREKNGNWPGQMLQVSSAGLAASITTQATDSSALVGSNKPYAAMMQFGGTKSDFPHLWGDIPGRPYLPMDAEGKLQPEAEEAILDLAMHHLEKAARL is encoded by the coding sequence ATGTTCACCGTTGAACTTGATCACCAGCGTGTACAGGCTGCCCTGCGCAAAATTGAGTGGGCCGTGGGCGACCTTGCACCGCTAATGCGCGGCATCGCCGCCGAGCTGGCCAGCCAGACCGAGGAAAACTTCGGCGAGGAAGGCCGCCCCGAGTGGGAGGATCTGTCCGATGTCACCACAGCACGCCGTGAGAAAAACGGTAACTGGCCAGGGCAGATGCTGCAGGTCAGTTCGGCAGGCCTGGCCGCCTCGATCACCACGCAAGCAACCGACAGCTCGGCGCTGGTTGGCAGCAACAAACCCTATGCCGCCATGATGCAGTTCGGTGGCACCAAGTCGGACTTCCCCCACCTGTGGGGTGACATTCCAGGTCGCCCATATTTGCCGATGGACGCCGAGGGCAAACTGCAGCCCGAAGCAGAAGAGGCCATCCTGGATCTGGCCATGCATCACCTGGAAAAGGCCGCTCGCCTGTAA
- a CDS encoding phage minor head protein produces the protein MATKPKTPNPADLKAIFGMEPKNAVAYLKAKGYAITWNWQEMLDQAHDQSFTVAKAMRLDLLSDIRGALETALLEGQTLKKFIADLQPVLESQGWWGQQVIVDSEGVGELVQLGSPRRLKTIYQTNLQSAYMAGRKAEMEQTTETHPYWMYVAILDGKTRPSHRALHGQVFRHDDPIWSAIFPPNGFNCRCRVVALSEAAVKRRGLKVVSSVGRMFTETVETGTDKRTGEIRTAPVTGIRTTDAAGKAITFRTDPGFNHAPGTGLADMLKRKQAAA, from the coding sequence ATGGCCACCAAACCGAAAACCCCGAACCCGGCCGACCTCAAGGCCATCTTCGGCATGGAGCCGAAAAACGCCGTGGCCTACTTGAAGGCCAAGGGCTACGCGATCACCTGGAACTGGCAGGAAATGCTCGACCAGGCGCATGACCAGTCCTTCACCGTGGCAAAGGCCATGCGCCTCGATCTGCTGTCGGACATTCGTGGCGCCCTGGAAACCGCGCTGCTGGAAGGCCAGACACTCAAGAAGTTCATCGCCGATCTGCAGCCCGTCCTGGAGTCGCAAGGCTGGTGGGGCCAGCAAGTCATTGTCGACAGTGAAGGCGTCGGCGAGCTGGTCCAGTTGGGCAGTCCGCGCCGTCTCAAGACGATCTATCAGACCAACCTGCAGAGCGCGTACATGGCCGGCCGCAAGGCCGAGATGGAGCAGACCACCGAGACCCATCCATATTGGATGTATGTGGCCATCCTGGACGGCAAGACCCGGCCGAGTCACCGCGCCCTGCATGGCCAGGTGTTTCGCCACGATGACCCGATCTGGTCGGCGATCTTTCCACCCAACGGGTTCAACTGCCGTTGCCGTGTTGTCGCGCTGAGCGAAGCCGCGGTGAAGCGCCGAGGCCTGAAGGTCGTGTCGAGCGTTGGACGTATGTTCACCGAGACCGTGGAAACCGGCACCGACAAACGTACCGGCGAGATCCGCACCGCGCCCGTCACCGGCATTCGCACAACAGACGCCGCTGGCAAGGCCATCACCTTCCGCACCGACCCCGGATTCAACCATGCACCAGGTACTGGCCTGGCCGACATGCTTAAGCGCAAACAGGCAGCCGCCTAG
- a CDS encoding gp436 family protein has protein sequence MRYCTRADIGNAIPEMTLIQLSNDDPAAMSPNESVIEDGVRQAEELVDGYLRGRYNLPLDPVPTVLRDAVVYLARHWLYQRRPEGALPDAVKDSRKDTIKLLESIRDGVVTLGMPGGQAAPEPGEIRVRARRQQFGGDLWERY, from the coding sequence ATGCGCTACTGCACTCGCGCCGATATCGGCAACGCGATCCCGGAGATGACGCTGATTCAGCTCTCCAATGACGACCCGGCCGCCATGTCGCCCAACGAGAGCGTGATCGAGGACGGCGTGCGGCAGGCTGAAGAGCTGGTGGATGGTTATCTTCGGGGCCGCTACAACCTGCCGCTCGATCCGGTGCCGACCGTGCTGCGGGATGCGGTGGTGTATCTGGCGCGGCACTGGCTGTATCAGCGCCGGCCCGAAGGGGCATTGCCCGACGCAGTGAAGGACAGCCGCAAGGACACCATCAAGCTCCTGGAAAGCATCCGCGACGGCGTTGTCACTCTGGGCATGCCTGGCGGTCAGGCCGCGCCGGAGCCTGGTGAGATCCGCGTTCGGGCACGTCGCCAGCAGTTTGGCGGCGATCTCTGGGAGCGTTACTGA
- a CDS encoding structural protein has translation MRPETPRGIRNFNPGNIRHAKGTRWQGMSANQNDTAFVQFIGPQWGIRALARTLITYQDKHGLRTVRAIIGRWAPPNENNTESYIRQVAGRLGVSPEERIDVYDYRTMRALTEAIIRHENGAGALPEGNWYGEALINEGLHLAGIVPDAYHGEPA, from the coding sequence ATGCGACCCGAAACCCCTCGCGGCATCCGCAATTTTAATCCCGGCAATATCCGCCACGCTAAGGGCACCCGCTGGCAAGGTATGTCGGCGAATCAGAATGACACTGCATTCGTCCAGTTCATTGGCCCCCAATGGGGCATCCGAGCCCTGGCTCGTACCCTGATCACCTACCAGGACAAGCATGGCTTGCGCACTGTCCGCGCAATTATCGGGCGCTGGGCACCACCGAACGAGAACAACACCGAGAGCTATATCCGTCAGGTTGCTGGCCGCCTTGGCGTGTCACCTGAAGAACGTATCGACGTGTACGACTACCGGACCATGCGCGCGCTCACAGAAGCGATCATTCGCCACGAAAACGGAGCGGGAGCCCTTCCCGAGGGCAACTGGTACGGCGAAGCACTGATCAATGAAGGCTTGCACCTGGCCGGCATTGTCCCCGACGCCTATCACGGGGAGCCAGCATGA
- a CDS encoding major capsid protein, producing MNLQDMFSVANLTAAVNKLPAIPGKVGAMGLFDEKGVTSTSVVIDEREGRLVLVPNTSRNDDPAPIKGGKRKRRTFETLHLPLNRPILPSQLQGVAAFGQEDTTAPVATVINDNLQELKNSIEATREFQRVGALRGKLLDADGEVLTDLFKEFEVSQKKITVALSNAGTNVRKACLDAKRYSESKLGGVMVTGFRALCGPDWFDAFIDHEKVKAAFANYQEAQDRLGGDVRSGFTFGGIEFIEYDVTVSSQRFIPVDIAQVFPVARGVFRMFNAPANYNETVNTIGQPFYSKAEERKLGKGWDLEAQANPLAMCLFPEALVELKAG from the coding sequence ATGAATCTGCAAGACATGTTCAGCGTTGCCAACCTCACCGCAGCCGTGAACAAACTGCCAGCGATCCCCGGCAAAGTCGGCGCTATGGGGCTGTTCGATGAAAAAGGCGTGACCAGCACCAGCGTCGTTATCGATGAGCGAGAGGGCCGCCTGGTCCTGGTGCCCAATACCTCACGCAACGATGACCCGGCCCCGATCAAGGGTGGCAAACGTAAGCGCCGTACTTTCGAAACACTGCACCTGCCGCTCAACCGGCCGATCCTGCCAAGCCAATTGCAGGGAGTTGCCGCGTTCGGCCAGGAAGACACCACCGCGCCTGTGGCGACGGTGATCAACGACAACCTGCAGGAGCTGAAAAACAGCATCGAAGCCACCCGTGAATTCCAGCGCGTGGGCGCGCTGCGCGGCAAGCTGCTGGACGCGGACGGCGAAGTCCTGACCGACCTCTTCAAAGAGTTCGAAGTCAGCCAGAAGAAAATCACGGTGGCGCTGAGCAATGCCGGCACCAACGTGCGCAAGGCCTGCCTAGACGCCAAACGCTATTCCGAATCCAAACTGGGCGGCGTAATGGTCACCGGGTTCCGTGCACTGTGCGGACCGGATTGGTTCGATGCGTTTATCGACCATGAAAAGGTCAAGGCCGCATTTGCCAACTACCAGGAGGCGCAGGATCGGCTCGGCGGCGATGTGCGCTCGGGCTTCACCTTCGGCGGCATCGAGTTCATCGAGTACGACGTCACCGTCAGCAGCCAGCGTTTCATTCCAGTTGATATCGCTCAGGTGTTTCCAGTAGCCCGTGGCGTATTCCGTATGTTCAACGCCCCGGCCAACTACAACGAAACGGTCAACACCATTGGCCAGCCGTTCTACAGCAAGGCCGAGGAACGAAAATTGGGCAAAGGCTGGGATCTGGAAGCCCAGGCGAACCCGTTGGCCATGTGCCTGTTCCCTGAAGCTCTGGTCGAGTTGAAGGCGGGCTAA
- a CDS encoding DUF2730 family protein — MNLNELNFGFQTVQWLVLTVLGIYTWMTKRQTASAQELLELRTRIVALEEHVRHLPDQTAVTDLLGDMKAVRAELSGVKEALGPLARSLDRINDYLLREKI, encoded by the coding sequence ATGAATCTGAACGAACTCAACTTCGGTTTCCAAACCGTGCAATGGCTGGTCCTGACGGTACTCGGCATTTACACCTGGATGACCAAACGCCAGACCGCCAGCGCCCAGGAACTGCTGGAGCTGCGCACGCGCATTGTCGCCCTGGAAGAACACGTCCGGCACCTGCCTGACCAGACCGCCGTCACCGATCTGCTGGGCGACATGAAAGCGGTACGGGCCGAACTGTCGGGGGTCAAGGAAGCGCTTGGCCCTTTGGCCCGTTCGCTGGACCGGATCAATGATTACTTGCTGCGAGAAAAGATATGA
- a CDS encoding TraR/DksA C4-type zinc finger protein codes for MDVAEPATDDDISDAQLRVRNSDLRRGSGRSVYRCEECGDAIPEDQRQDSPGIEHCFDCIDALEHLATRGFE; via the coding sequence ATGGATGTAGCTGAACCCGCTACAGATGACGACATCAGCGATGCGCAATTGCGCGTGCGCAACAGCGACCTGCGACGAGGCTCCGGCCGGTCGGTTTACCGCTGCGAGGAATGCGGTGATGCGATTCCTGAAGATCAACGCCAGGACAGCCCTGGTATCGAACATTGCTTTGACTGCATAGACGCCTTGGAACACTTGGCCACACGGGGTTTTGAATGA